GCCCTCGCCGTCCCAGCGCAGCAGATAGCCGTTGTGGTTGCGGTGCCGGGTGGGTACCTGGCTGGCGGTGCCGAGCACCACCAATTCACGTACGGACAAGGCGGTTTACCTGCTGCCTGTTACTTGGTCCTTGGTGCCTGTCACGGGTTACCCGGGGGGCCATTCGAGGCCGCGGCCGCCGAGCAGATGGGCGTGCGCGTGGAAGACGGTCTGGCCCGCGCCGGAGCCGGTGTTGAAGACGATGCGGTATCCGGCTCCGTGGACCTTGTCCTCGTGGGCGACCTCACCCGCCTCCCGCAGCACGTCGGCGGCGAGCTGGGGCTCCGCGGCGGCGAGCGTGGCCACGTCGGGGTAGTGCGCCTTGGGGATGACCAGGACGTGCGT
The Streptomyces lunaelactis genome window above contains:
- a CDS encoding histidine triad nucleotide-binding protein, coding for MAGEPQADCLFCKIVAGEVPATVVRETETIVAFRDINPQAPTHVLVIPKAHYPDVATLAAAEPQLAADVLREAGEVAHEDKVHGAGYRIVFNTGSGAGQTVFHAHAHLLGGRGLEWPPG